In a genomic window of Punica granatum isolate Tunisia-2019 chromosome 6, ASM765513v2, whole genome shotgun sequence:
- the LOC116209980 gene encoding L-ascorbate oxidase homolog yields MKAMGRARMMVHLICGVLAVFGVSVVVADDPYRFYTWTVTYGTIAPLGVPQQVILINGQFPGPKLEVVTNDNIVLDLINKLDQPFLLTWNGIKQRKNSWQDGVLGTNCPVPPNGNYTYNFQTKDQIGSFTYFPSTSFHKAAGGFGAINIYERPRIPIPFPDPDGDFTLLIGDWYRTSHKTLQKFLDSGRSLPFPDGVLINGQGHSTFSGDQGKTYMFRISNVGLSTSLNFRIQAHTMKLVEVEGSHTIQNEYDSVDVHVGQSVAVLVTLNQAPKDYYIVASTRFTKTVLTATATLHYTNSRTPVSRPLPVGPTYQIHWSMKQARTFRWNLTASAARPNPQGSFHYGKITPSRTIKLANSAALINGKRRFAVNGVTYINADTPLKLADYFNISGVFSLNSIQSIPSESTASIATSVMPASLHEFIEIVFQNNERTVQSWHLDGYDFWVVGNGFGQWTPASRKKYNLVDTLTRHTAQVYPNSWTTILVSLDNQGMWNLRSANWERQYLGQQFYLRVWNPVQSLANEYNAPSNVQLCGKAVRHHP; encoded by the exons ATGAAGGCAATGGGCAGGGCAAGGATGATGGTGCATTTGATCTGTGGAGTATTGGCTGTATTCGGAGTATCTGTTGTGGTAGCAGATGACCCTTATAGGTTCTATACATGGACTGTGACTTATGGCACGATTGCCCCTCTGGGTGTTCCGCAGCAG GTCATCCTTATCAACGGGCAGTTTCCTGGTCCAAAGCTTGAGGTGGTAACCAATGACAACATCGTACTCGACCTCATTAACAAGCTTGACCAGCCTTTCCTTCTGACATG GAACGGGATCAAGCAAAGAAAAAACTCATGGCAAGATGGAGTACTCGGAACCAACTGCCCCGTCCCACCAAATGGCAACTACACGTATAACTTCCAAACCAAAGACCAGATAGGCTCCTTCACGTACTTTCCATCAACTTCATTCCACAAAGCTGCAGGTGGTTTTGGGGCAATCAACATATACGAAAGACCTCGCATCCCGATTCCTTTTCCGGACCCTGATGGAGATTTTACATTACTTATTGGCGATTGGTACAGGACTAGCCACAAG ACGTTGCAGAAGTTTCTGGATTCGGGAAGATCTCTACCCTTTCCTGATGGTGTCCTTATAAACGGGCAAGGTCATAGCACCTTCAGTGGTGATCAAG GCAAAACATACATGTTCAGGATTTCAAACGTGGGGCTGTCGACCTCGTTGAACTTCAGGATACAAGCCCACACCATGAAGCTCGTGGAGGTCGAAGGATCTCACACTATCCAGAATGAGTACGACTCTGTCGATGTTCATGTGGGCCAGTCGGTGGCTGTCTTGGTCACTTTAAATCAGGCTCCTAAGGACTACTATATCGTTGCCTCCACGCGATTCACCAAGACCGTTCTTACTGCAACTGCAACCCTGCACTATACGAACTCCCGAACCCCAGTTTCCAGGCCTCTGCCTGTCGGACCGACTTATCAAATTCATTGGTCTATGAAACAAGCTAGAACCTTCag GTGGAATTTGACTGCAAGTGCTGCAAGACCTAACCCCCAAGGTTCATTTCACTATGGGAAGATCACACCATCGAGGACGATAAAGTTGGCCAATTCTGCCGCCCTCATAAATGGGAAGAGACGATTTGCCGTCAATGGGGTCACCTATATAAATGCCGATACCCCTTTAAAGCTTGCTGATTACTTTAACATCTCGGGAGTTTTCAGCTTGAACTCGATCCAGAGCATCCCCTCTGAAAGTACAGCATCCATTGCCACTTCTGTGATGCCGGCTTCCCTCCACGAGTTCATCGAGATTGTTTTCCAGAACAATGAGAGGACCGTTCAGTCTTGGCATCTTGATGGTTATGACTTCTGGGTTGTCGG AAACGGTTTCGGGCAGTGGACTCCTGCAAGCAGGAAGAAGTACAATTTGGTGGACACTCTTACCAGACACACCGCTCAG GTGTACCCGAACTCATGGACGACTATATTAGTGTCACTGGACAACCAAGGTATGTGGAACCTGAGGTCTGCAAATTGGGAGAGGCAATATCTTGGGCAGCAGTTCTATCTTAGAGTCTGGAACCCTGTACAAAGCCTTGCCAATGAGTACAATGCCCCTTCGAACGTTCAGCTCTGTGGTAAAGCCGTCAGGCACCACCCTTAA